One genomic segment of Desulfocapsa sulfexigens DSM 10523 includes these proteins:
- a CDS encoding nucleotidyltransferase domain-containing protein, whose product MDSVENSSRSLERIKKFLENDPDIQQAILFGSYATGTNTKRSEKNRFNPTLFDKN is encoded by the coding sequence ATGGACTCGGTAGAAAATAGCAGCAGATCGCTTGAACGGATCAAAAAATTTCTGGAAAATGATCCTGATATTCAACAGGCAATTTTGTTTGGTTCCTACGCAACAGGTACGAACACAAAACGTAGTGAAAAAAATAGATTCAATCCTACGCTGTTTGACAAGAATTGA
- a CDS encoding UDP-glucose dehydrogenase family protein: MNITMIGTGYVGLVTGACLAEFGHRVTCMDLDLGKIERLKNGEIPIYEPGLDVLVAKNVKDKRLRFSSDMADCVPSAQAVFVAVGTPSSRRGDGYADLTYIYAAAKDIAKHLTDYTVVVDKSTVPVGTARQVQRIIREENPEADFDVASNPEFLREGAAINDFMRPDRVVVGTDSAKAREIMREVYNPLFLLSTPFVFTGLESAELIKYAANAFLAMKISFINEMATLCEEVDADVVDLAKGVGLDGRIGSKFLHPGPGYGGSCFPKDTLALLRIAQEHGVTARSVEAAVEINSAQKARMVKKIRDALGGNEAGKTIAALGLAFKPETDDLRESPPLSILPPLAEKGAIIRAHDPQAMKEAKKLYPNFIYVENAYEACDGADVVVLFTEWNQYRALDLADLKAKMKGSIFVDLRNVYSPKQITDAGFTYYGLGRK; this comes from the coding sequence ATGAATATTACAATGATTGGAACAGGCTATGTTGGCCTGGTAACGGGTGCATGTCTTGCTGAATTTGGTCACCGTGTAACCTGCATGGATTTGGATCTTGGTAAAATTGAACGGCTCAAAAATGGTGAGATCCCAATCTATGAACCGGGTCTGGATGTTCTTGTCGCTAAAAATGTTAAGGATAAGAGATTACGCTTTTCTTCAGATATGGCCGACTGTGTGCCTTCAGCACAGGCTGTCTTTGTAGCTGTTGGTACCCCATCCTCAAGAAGAGGGGATGGCTATGCTGATTTGACTTATATTTATGCGGCTGCAAAGGATATTGCAAAGCATCTGACAGACTATACGGTGGTTGTTGATAAGAGTACCGTGCCGGTTGGGACAGCGAGGCAGGTGCAGCGCATCATTCGCGAGGAAAATCCGGAGGCTGATTTTGATGTGGCTTCGAATCCGGAATTTTTGCGTGAAGGTGCGGCAATCAATGATTTTATGAGACCTGACAGGGTAGTTGTTGGAACAGATTCTGCAAAAGCCCGTGAAATAATGAGAGAAGTGTATAATCCACTTTTTCTCCTTTCCACACCATTTGTTTTTACAGGACTTGAATCCGCGGAACTTATCAAATACGCAGCCAATGCATTTCTGGCCATGAAAATTTCTTTTATTAATGAAATGGCCACTCTTTGTGAAGAAGTCGATGCCGATGTCGTAGATCTGGCAAAAGGTGTAGGACTTGATGGAAGAATAGGCAGTAAATTTCTTCATCCGGGGCCAGGATATGGTGGATCCTGTTTTCCAAAGGATACCCTGGCATTGCTGAGAATTGCTCAGGAACACGGAGTGACTGCACGTTCTGTTGAAGCCGCCGTTGAAATTAACTCTGCCCAAAAGGCCAGAATGGTCAAAAAAATCCGAGACGCACTGGGTGGCAATGAAGCGGGAAAAACCATTGCCGCACTGGGACTCGCCTTTAAGCCTGAAACCGATGATTTACGTGAATCACCGCCACTCTCCATACTGCCACCACTTGCCGAAAAGGGTGCCATAATACGTGCCCATGACCCACAGGCTATGAAAGAAGCGAAGAAACTGTATCCCAATTTTATCTACGTTGAAAACGCTTACGAGGCCTGTGACGGTGCGGACGTGGTTGTCCTGTTCACTGAATGGAATCAGTATCGTGCTCTTGATCTTGCTGATTTAAAGGCAAAAATGAAAGGTTCAATCTTTGTTGATTTACGCAATGTCTACTCCCCTAAACAAATAACAGACGCCGGATTTACCTATTATGGACTCGGTAGAAAATAG
- a CDS encoding MBL fold/beta-CASP domain-containing RNA metallo-hydrolase — protein MKCVKIHGAGSHKILMVFPDFRYLVKSSDTITLPQTGPLMSSRTPQTANLKPVLIHLGGKDSVTGSCHLLVADDVKILVDCGTAQGYDNVKSLTEWPIHPSDIDYLFLTHAHIDHIGRLPELITAGFRGEIICTHATKALLLPLLRDALSFTEYSTAQKTRLLTSIEDLSWGFEYGQSFNLKKGIQFTLGQAGHILGSSFIYIQISMPQDSIWSVVFSGDLGNYNTPLLPDPDPPPGCDLLILESTYGDRLHENRSQRLEHLGTILVKSLADKGKVFIPAFALGRTQELLYDLDRLFSDKKWNKHFPELHKKGQGKAPVPFFVDSPLALEITETYNELSEFWDEEAKSLLTDHDHPFDFKNLFSVKHFREHQQIMDYPGPAVIIAGSGMCTGGRIVDHLLTGLAEKENDILFIGYQGRGTPGRDILQYADNHGYVRLKQQKVTVKAKVHKLTGYSAHADQQGLLDWVAAMPAKPGAIRLVHGEKAAQSELTGKLSAQGYTVIQ, from the coding sequence ATGAAATGTGTGAAGATACATGGCGCTGGCAGTCACAAAATCCTAATGGTTTTTCCTGATTTCAGGTACCTTGTAAAGAGTTCCGATACTATCACTCTCCCGCAAACCGGCCCCCTCATGTCTTCCCGCACACCACAAACCGCAAACCTAAAACCGGTCCTCATTCATCTGGGCGGAAAAGATAGTGTAACAGGTTCATGTCATTTACTTGTAGCCGATGATGTGAAAATTCTTGTGGATTGCGGTACAGCTCAGGGCTACGACAATGTTAAATCGTTAACGGAATGGCCAATCCATCCCAGCGATATAGATTATCTTTTTCTTACTCACGCCCATATTGATCATATTGGTCGTTTACCAGAGTTGATAACAGCCGGCTTCCGGGGAGAGATTATCTGTACTCATGCAACAAAAGCTCTGCTATTGCCTCTGCTTAGAGATGCACTCTCGTTTACAGAATACAGCACGGCCCAGAAAACAAGATTGTTAACAAGCATTGAGGATTTGTCGTGGGGTTTTGAATATGGTCAAAGTTTCAACCTGAAAAAAGGAATTCAATTCACCCTGGGCCAGGCCGGACATATTCTTGGTTCAAGTTTTATATACATACAGATTTCCATGCCACAGGACAGTATCTGGTCGGTGGTTTTTTCAGGTGATCTTGGAAATTATAATACGCCACTTTTGCCAGACCCGGATCCCCCACCTGGCTGCGATCTGCTTATCTTGGAATCCACCTATGGAGATCGACTCCATGAAAATCGTAGTCAGCGCCTGGAGCATCTGGGGACTATCCTGGTAAAAAGCCTTGCCGATAAGGGGAAGGTCTTTATTCCTGCCTTTGCTTTGGGACGTACCCAGGAACTACTCTATGATCTGGATAGACTTTTCAGCGACAAAAAATGGAATAAGCATTTTCCAGAGCTCCATAAAAAGGGGCAGGGAAAAGCACCGGTTCCGTTTTTTGTGGATTCTCCACTGGCGCTAGAGATCACTGAAACCTACAATGAACTCTCAGAGTTTTGGGACGAAGAGGCAAAGTCTTTACTGACAGACCATGACCATCCCTTTGATTTCAAAAACCTGTTCAGTGTAAAACACTTTAGGGAACATCAGCAGATTATGGATTACCCCGGTCCAGCTGTTATTATTGCTGGAAGCGGAATGTGCACAGGAGGCCGTATAGTTGACCATCTTCTCACAGGGCTTGCTGAAAAAGAAAATGATATTCTTTTTATCGGATACCAGGGTAGAGGGACCCCAGGTCGTGACATCCTCCAGTATGCAGATAACCATGGCTACGTTCGTCTGAAACAACAGAAAGTAACCGTCAAGGCTAAGGTTCACAAACTTACTGGCTATTCTGCCCATGCCGATCAACAGGGACTTCTCGACTGGGTGGCCGCTATGCCTGCTAAACCCGGTGCAATCAGGCTTGTCCACGGAGAAAAAGCAGCACAAAGTGAATTGACTGGCAAATTGTCAGCACAAGGATATACTGTTATTCAGTAA
- the galE gene encoding UDP-glucose 4-epimerase GalE has translation MNVLVTGGSGYIGSHTCLELLKSGNQVVVLDNLSNSNLIGLRRVEELTGKKVQFFEADLLDLNAVKNVFASCPDIESVIHFAGLKAVGESVEQPQRYYENNIVGTLNLTRVMAEHNVKNIVFSSSATVYGDPATVPITEDFPLSCTNPYGCTKLIAENILRDLHRADQGWNVALLRYFNPIGAHESGMIGEDPNGIPNNLMPYIAQVAVGKLQELSVFGDDYPTPDGTGVRDYIHVVDLALGHLSALEKLKTQPGVVIYNLGTGHGYSVLDMVKAFERASGVDIAYKIVKRRAGDIARCFADPGLAAKELGWMAIRGLDEMCEDTWRWQSQNPNGFS, from the coding sequence TGTTGTCCTTGATAATTTGTCTAACTCCAATTTAATAGGACTGAGAAGAGTTGAAGAGTTAACCGGGAAAAAAGTACAGTTCTTTGAAGCAGATCTGTTGGATCTAAACGCTGTAAAAAATGTATTTGCCTCCTGTCCTGATATTGAATCGGTAATCCATTTTGCAGGGCTCAAGGCTGTTGGCGAATCAGTAGAGCAACCGCAACGCTATTATGAAAATAATATTGTTGGTACGCTCAATCTTACTCGTGTCATGGCTGAGCACAATGTTAAAAATATTGTTTTCAGTTCTTCCGCTACTGTCTATGGTGATCCTGCTACTGTTCCTATTACAGAGGACTTCCCACTCTCCTGCACTAATCCCTACGGGTGCACCAAGCTCATAGCCGAAAATATTCTCAGGGATTTGCATAGGGCGGATCAAGGGTGGAATGTGGCACTGCTCCGATATTTTAATCCTATTGGCGCCCACGAGAGCGGCATGATAGGAGAGGATCCAAATGGGATACCAAATAACCTGATGCCCTATATCGCTCAGGTAGCAGTTGGAAAACTGCAGGAACTATCAGTTTTTGGAGATGATTACCCAACACCGGATGGTACAGGTGTGAGAGATTATATCCATGTGGTTGATCTGGCCCTTGGCCATTTAAGTGCCCTTGAAAAATTAAAAACTCAACCTGGTGTGGTGATCTATAATCTTGGAACGGGCCATGGTTATTCCGTTCTTGATATGGTTAAGGCCTTTGAACGTGCATCGGGAGTAGATATTGCCTATAAAATAGTAAAGCGCAGGGCAGGAGATATCGCCAGATGTTTTGCTGATCCGGGGCTTGCTGCAAAGGAATTGGGCTGGATGGCCATCAGGGGCCTGGATGAAATGTGTGAAGATACATGGCGCTGGCAGTCACAAAATCCTAATGGTTTTTCCTGA